DNA from Acanthochromis polyacanthus isolate Apoly-LR-REF ecotype Palm Island chromosome 7, KAUST_Apoly_ChrSc, whole genome shotgun sequence:
TCGAAACCCACAACGACTTAGGTTAGACTCTGGAAGACAATAAAAGGAGAAGGGCAGGTTGAGATGCAAGAATTATAGCACTAGTAAATACCATAAAGAAACGGGACAGAGAAAACCAGACTGTGTTTTACTGTCTCACAAAGGAGTTCTCCTTGAGTTGGCATTGACCTTCATAAGGTGCTGCAAAGATACTCAAGTCAGAAAAGTGCACTGCTGCCACCTCCTGGACACAGTAACACCACATAGAGCAGAAATCGATGGATAAAATGTCATCACTCTGCAAAGAGTTTCAGTATAATGGTAATCAAGCCACTGtgatcaatatttttatatGGAACACATTATAATACTATTTGTAGCAGACTGCCTGGCTTGTAATTTATTGATCATGCAGCACTACACGATATGAAGTGCCATTCTCACTTATTCTTGAGTTTGTGCTGGTAAACTTGCAGAAAAATACCTGCTCCATTATGACATTGCTGTATTTGTAATTCGCTGTGAACGCAGCTGTCTGCCGACAAATTTTTGGTTTGAAAATTACAGTTTCAAAGCTAAATATTAACTAAATATTTTACTGCATATAAAGTATTTAGCTAGAGAAAGTGACttttgctgaagttcaaactgagcatcagaatggggaagaaaggggatttaagtaactttgaatgtggcatggttgttggtgccagatGGGCTGGGCTGAATGTTTCAGAAACTGTTGATCTTCAGGGATTTTCCCACACAACCAcctctagggtttacagagaacgctctgaaaaagagaaaatatccagtgaacAGCAGTTGTTTGGATGAAATGCCTTGTTGacgtgagaggtcagaggagaatgggcagactggttggagatgatagaaaagTGACAGTAACTCAAATAAGCACTCGATACAAGCAAGGAAtacagaataccatctctgaacacacaacacGTCGAACCTTGAAGAGGATGGgatacagcagcagaagaccacactggGTGCCAGTCCTGTCgtctaagaacaggaaactgaggctacaattcacACAGGCTCACCTAAATTGGACAACAGAAGACTGGAAAAAcgttgcctggtctgatgagtctcgatttcagctgcgacattcagatggtcagaatctGACGTAAAcgacatgaaagcatggatccagcCTGCCTTGTATCAACGGTTCAGGCTGGTGCTGGTGTAATGATGTGGGGGATATTTTCCTGGGACACTTTGGACCCCTTAGTACCACTTCCacctacctgagtattgttgctgacCATTTCCATCCCTTTATAATCAGTGTACCCGTCTTCTGGTGGCTACTTCCAACAGGATAATGCAAAGctcacaaagctcaaatcatctcaaactggtttctgtaacatgacaatgagttcactgtactccaatggcctccacagtcaccacatctcaatccaatagagcgcctttgggatgtggtggaacgggatgtgcagccgacaaatctgcagctaataaagtggccagtgagtgtatgTAGTTTTACTATTTAGCGCAGCTGACCATCGTACTCATTATCACCATCATCAGTCTTTAGCTGTCACCGATATTGTGCAAATCAGGTGTCTGAGGGCAGCCGATTTAACTGCTGACACAGGTTGCATGCCTTcgttgcctggaaaatccagactgactgtatttatgtattaatataaatacaaataaaggcagtctggcattgtgatgataggagacgatttcaaaaaggaggggctaacgaatgcagcttgaacgagaaagaaccaatcagcgtaacacggatgcgacgcacaaacaaatcgaccttgaagtccatgtagtccaaacaacaatggcatgcaggtGAGAAAgtgtcgcggtgaatgattactgctgtttttgtcacaaaaatctgcgaatacatggggtactctcaagtacaacacttatttttgaaaaggctacgcaacaaaagactccttctgaacgattagcggtgttaggaataactttgttaatgtttgtgtttggttacgggaggtgcgcaggtgttttatgggtaatccaggcgctgaagatgacgcagcattaactcccgcctcccgtgctatgattggtcgtaccaaactttcccgggagggaaacgcgattcaattcgcccaattccaaactgattctcctgtatctcctaacatggagataggagattacatggagattcagtgtGGATTTTCCAAGCTGATGTCTTCGACAACACATCCAGCAAATCAGTCTGTCGGATAGAATAGAATGCCTTTATCAAGGCTTGGCTGTTTGGATGGAGTGAATTCTCTGTCAGCGATCATGAGCACTTTTGTGATTAGCTTTGTAGAACTGTGTCATTTTACGATCTGACTCTAATGGTTAGAACAACTATGCTTTAATGCAGATAAGTAATGTCCATATATGCAGTACAGCAAGCTCCCATGCCTCTCTGTTGACCACTATGTGGGTTTATACTGACTGATTGATTCACTCATTCACTGCACCACCATAAAGTCAGATGAAGTTAGGTCATAAACAGGAAGTTGAGGGAGAGGCTGCAgttttctgaccattttcatTTGAGACGAAAGCAATCAGGAACGAGTCCATttaaatttcagtcattttaattgaGTTATTTAATTGGGGAAGTTATTTAACTGCATTACGTGTTACCGCCAAAAGCTGTAGAATGTGTTACTTCCAAGATCGCTCGCAGATGCAGATAGACATGAAGTATAAATTATGCTACACAAATTTATTCAGTCGACACACCTGTATTTGGGTGAAAAGCAACAACACatccatcaataactgctaAAAGTCTTAGCAGTTTCATACTAAGAAACATATTTCCATACTGATGACGCATTAGGAAATCTCAGGTGCCTACAGGGCTGTATTTTCACTCCTAATGACAAGAAACCAGCCAGACACTAAACATATGGCAGCAGCAAAACTGAGACCAATCAAGCACAGCCACAGCTATCGCTCTATGATTTCTGTTGACGCCTTGAATAATTAACTCAATGGGCATGTAAACAGATGGCACAGAGTGGCTTGTTAGAAACCTCAAGCAATTAAATATTTAGAGTCCAAATTTCCCTGATGAACACAAGTACAGTTGGAACAGGTTAAGTGAGGAGGACACCTGCACGTAAAAttcaaaaagtaacaaaaatgcTTCACAGGCTTTCaagttttacaatttttaggTTAACAAACTGGACGAAACTATCCTGAAATATATACTTAAAGAAAGTCTCACAATGGCAATAAACCTTAACTTGTCGAAGCCTTGTTTTAACTTTGGCTGTTTCCACACAAAGCTTGTTAGTTGTGCTTTTCCTTATGTGGTCATACACACAACACCACCCATTTTACTCAGGAGCTGCAACAATACTGAAAAAACTGCTATTTTGatggagagaaaatgacaacCATTTTCCTTAGAgcttaaacagaagacaaatcTACTTTTTAGTTCTGAACTgaagtgaaacatcttcaagaaagCAGAAAGTCCAGTTGTCTTctactatagatagatagatagatagatagatagatagatagcatATATAAGCAAAAGATGACCCCAGGGAAAGTGTAGGAAAATGCCAATTCCAGCCTCAATAAGGTATTCAGAGAATATCTTCAAGCTGCTGTTATCACATCACCCGGTTTAAAAGCCCTGAGTCTGAAGTAATTATGATTCATGAAACTTACTCATGATGTAGTTACTTGTTCTGACAGTTATATTTTAATTTGCCAACTCAAGCtaagatttttttatgtgattaTTATTAGCAAAGAATACTGCTTTTTTGTAAATCAACGTCATAAACTGTCTGTGAAACTGTGTGAAGACATTAGACTTACGATCTTCTGTGGGAAGAACCTGTAGTGAGTAGATCCATTCAATCATGGTGTTCCTATCAATCACATCAAGGGCATCCAGCACATCGAGACCGGACAGGGCAAAAAAGATGATAGTTAACCTGGAAAGAAgacaaatattttatatttggaGGACACAAAGACCCACAGCAACCAGGAATGCATTGACAGAACTATACAACTATGCAAAACTGTGACAATGAGCATTTCTGAATACTAAAACCTAAttcaaaacattgttcaaaaatTTTTTAACTTAGCCAGGCTTGCTATGATTTAACGCTAACTGTTGATTGAGCTAAATTCAGCTTGTAAAATCAGTTGAAGCACGTGGAGGGAAATGTATTAAATATACAAATTTTGACAACCTGAGTAACTTAACGGTTCCATTTCCTCGAAATGACTTTTATTCCTACGAAAATATGAACCTAACGTTGGCAAATAAACCGCACAGGGCGCCAAGCCTCGCTGTTCCCTATTTTACTACATCTCTCTATCTGTCACAACTTAACTAGCTGATGTTAGCATATGTACTAAGCTAAGTAGCACTAGCCTCCATTCAAACTGCTGGTGAACAGCAGCTAGCTCGGATGCTAATCAAGTTCtccaacaaaacatttacactACAGCGCCTTTCTCCACCCCAGTAAACCAACCTGGTTGTTTCCAGCGATGCGTATCTCTCAGGCAGCACTTGAAGCGTCCTCTGGAAGAATCGTACATGTCGATCTCTTAAAAAGTCTATTTGCTCAAATTCTTCAAACTGGCTCTCCTCTTCCGCCATCTTTGCATCCGCACCTATGAGGAATCTTGTCCGGTACGTGTGCTTTTCGAAATAAAAGCTCCCACAACAGCGTAATGTACAGAAAAGACggaattttgatgttttagcTGTACTGAGATACAGCCTGCACATATTACACAGGTTGTCTTTTTGTATATTGCTTGTGGgaaatttctgaataaattaattaatattggTGGAAAACTGGCCAAAAACACAGACTATTAACAGTCCAGGTGGTGTATTTTCTCGCCCCCACATTCACTGAATTATTCAAACAAACTTGAGAAGAGGAACATGAGAGGAGCCAGTAATCATCAGTTGTCTTGTTGTTTGATTATAAACATTGTCACAGAATACATCACCTTAAATAAGTCTTGGCCCTGTTCATTGTGCTTTATAGGCCCACCAATGTATGATAATCTCCTAATTTTCTCCTTATGTTCAGCAGCTGCATGTTTACGTAAAAGTCTCATACAATCTCTGTTCCGTCTGTCTTGAGTTCTGAACATTGTGGCCTTGAGCAGTCCTCTGAGCAGGCAAAAATGACGCACATGATTCTTACAAAGCAATGTGATCTAAGCTGTCTGGCAGAGTTCATACCAAGACCTTCCACACAAATGGTGATTTTCAAACTTCTGACTTGTAAGTGATTACAGATTTCTACATGGTTGTACCCTTGATTATATCTTTTCAACATCCATCAAAAGTCATACAAGACACAAATTCTTGAAATGTACACAATACTATAACGACaagtttttaattaataaagcAGTTTCACAGTCTAAATTGCAAGTGCATTCGATTCACGAATTGTACAAAATCTCAAACAGCACCACATAAAAAATTCTCATAAAGGTACATTTTGGTATTGAGGtaccattaaaaaaatcacaaatcttACTTTAATCtaatttctgttaaaaacaacaacaaaactgtgtGAACAGATTTCAGGACTGTTCAGTTGGATTCATCACAGGCCTTGTCTCCAAGTGGGAACAGCTctgcaacaaaatgacacaagatttCAATGATTCAGCAGGCAAATATCTTTTTATTATCCAAAGCAtaacagaaaaggaaaagtaCAGGAGATCAGACCtgtgaaacatctgcagcacGGGTCCTCCTCCTGAAGGTCCGACGTGTTTCATTCTCTCCTGCCATCCTTTAGTGGGACGAGTCAGTCTGGAGGGGTCTCTGCTGACATGACCATCCACCTGAAAaaggaattaaaaaaacactaatCATGTTAATATAAGACTTCAAAGATGATCAGAATTAGTCATTTAAATGCTTGGGTTTCCTTCTGAAGCATTTTGAGACGGCTCACTGCACAACCTTTACCTTCTCCTTCAACTGAACAGCGATCCTCTTCTgtctttcctcttcctccttctccctcaGCTGTTTCTCATGAAGCTTTGCTTCCACCTTGTGAAGATCCTGCAAAAAGGCACAGTCCAGCTTTGTATTTTATAGAGTACAATGACATCAAAGCATCACTTAACAAAAACTGTGCTCTAACCCATATAGATGTCCTGTTTAAGATGTGAAATCTGAAGACAAACATCAGctcttgtgtctctgtgattctCAGATTTCATACCCTTTCAGTGAAGCGTTTGATGCCCTTTGTCGCCTCCCTTCTCctttcctccatctctctctgttcctcctctctcttcctcctccccttctcctcctcttcctctctcttcaGTCGAAGCTGCTCCTCTATGGTCAGCTTCACTTCCAGCTGGCGGCGACGCTCTTCCTAATAACCAGGAATCATTTTGACTGGTAAAGATAATTATCTGTTGAGGGCACCAATCATGAAACTGTGTAcctcaaatttaatgattttgacTATTCATTTTtcaactaaaataaatgacaccATACTCTCACAGATAAGTACATGCAGTATTGATGACGTATAACTACAACTATAGTGAAGTGGCACACATGTGCACCTTTGCCTTTTTCCGGTTTTGTATCTCCTCAGCCAgtctctgctcctcctcctgctcttctttccttctcttctcctccctccatTCTTCCAGCTGCCGTGccgcctccctcctctcctcctcagacctaaaacagaaaaagacagaactcACTAAAAAGACATGACATAAAAGAGACAATGAGACAGACCATGAGCAAATAATGcacaaaaatttattttatgtgaCCAAACAGTTTGGGTCATATTGTGAGATTTCATAACTTCGGCATTTAACCAGTTTCTTTCTATTctgtttcactttttactcACCTGTGTTGCTGGGCCTGGCTTTTGGCTTCCTTCCCCCTCCTCTCGGCCTCCTCTGTTTCCTCCTGAATCTGTATCCTGGTCTGACGTTCTTGATGCTTGCTGGCTTTCCACCGCTGAATGGCCTGAGATCGAGACAAGGCGGAAAATTGGACACAACAAAATACTTATACTTACTTAAGACAGTACAACAGCTTCAAAAATAGTTTCTGAGCTCCTGGCTATATTATAGTTAAATGTAATAAGGATGGTTCCAATTTAAGTTTTATGAATTAAAGTATGAGCAAATACCATGTATAAACTATTACCTAAATTTATAGATTCACATACATttgatatatgtatatatatattagtaaaCTTGTTCTATAACTTTGAAATGGCGGTATCAGGATTCAATCaaccttttaaaaacacagtcCTGTGGCTTTACAATATCACGAAAACCTTGCCATAGTGAGGTGTCTTCACATCACACTGCTCTTGTGATGCTCACAGCTCATTTAGGAGTGTTGAGGATCACTTTTCTGTTGAGCTCAGACATGTTTCTCCACAGTCCTCtacctctctctttctgtcctgcaggtAGATCAGCTCCTGATGCCAGTCCTCATGTTGTTCTATTTCCTCCCCAGTTTTCCCAGGCAGGTACAGTTTGGCCTCTTTCCTGTAGCTTGGCCTCCCACTGTGTTTTGTCCAGACCTGTAAATCCAACAGATTAAAGTGAGTCAGACAACAATCTGGAGGTTACTTGAAGGCTGGCATCTGCTGAAGCTGCCAGAGGCAAAAATAAGAATCTGCTAGTTTAAGGAGTGACACTCAGTGACTGTATACAATGATCTGACCGTGAAAGGCAGTGAGAAAAACATTACTTACTTTAAGGTAGGCTTGGTGGTCATACTGGTCCCAGCCACCATAAGGTCCTCCTGTCTTCTGTAAGAAAGCTTCCAGTGCTCTGACCTCTGCAGGGAGGTCTTTGTCTGGGGGTTTGGTCTGATGGAAAAGAGAAGTCACTGCACTAGTAAAAGGAATTCTCTGTTAACTCTCAATAAAAACAGATCATAAACACTTTATGATTTTGGAAACAATCTTGTGTGCAGAAACATGGTGTGTCTCCAGTATTGTCTTCTTAGATTTGTCACGCTCTAAGACTCTATACTCAAAAACTTgtctttccttcctcttttcaTTGATCAACTGAAGAGCAAAGGAGAAAATACAGATGAAGGATGActgaagagagagacagacctTAACAGTGGGAGCTGTGGGTAGTTTGAGGTTTGATTTGAGAGCAAAGTTCCAATTTTCAATCTTCTTCTCGTAAGCGGTGATCTCCTGTTTACACGTCCTCTCCTCCTTTAAAAATTCCTCAAAGCTgagaggagcaaagaaaaacaaagaagggCTATTCATGATTATTCTGATTTAACTCATTCCCAACATAGAGCAATCCCTGATGAGTGGCTGTTGCTTTTGTGTGGAATCACCTGCCTTCTTTGCTCTACTTTGCAATTTCTTAATCATTGCACACTGGTCTGGGTTATATAGCATTTTTTCTAGCCTAAATGTGTATTGTTTACATACTTTATTAAATATTGTCTTCTGCACATATGTAGTTAACATTACAAgataaatgcagtattttatttcaaagatCAATGTGTTCAAGTGCGTCAAATTTTATAAGAGAATctagtttcctttttttctgtttaatgtgGACTAAAGCTGCTTATTGTATCCCCTTACCATGACCGCTGTTCCTCCTTTAGGGTGTTAATTGAGATTTCCACCTCTGACATTATTTCCTTCAGTCTTTCAATCACTGAAAATCCAAGCAGAAATGCAGAAACATAATTAACCATGTGCAACGGTCTTATTTTCATTGTACTCATAAAACACTACATTCATAAGCCATTTATTGAGCAGTGCACAACTTTACAATAGCATCTGTCATATTTATGTAACAGAATGGCACAAGTAGTGATATTAATGGTGACCAACAATAATGGATGTCTCACAAGACAGTAAAAAGAATTCAATCATATTACAAAAAACACTGCCAGACACAAA
Protein-coding regions in this window:
- the LOC110953035 gene encoding coiled-coil domain-containing protein 112 — its product is MAALATTGCEDKLCSQGDGDFSFQHCCTSSRVNSDGLDQREARQKAAQFLSEAEKNRRQIEKLEKERTLTAQCRKNGWTDVLWELEEYEKVLEEERNAEKVNLQKQLLKIHNGVRKFQRHLIDVKPTPELIERLKEIMSEVEISINTLKEEQRSCFEEFLKEERTCKQEITAYEKKIENWNFALKSNLKLPTAPTVKTKPPDKDLPAEVRALEAFLQKTGGPYGGWDQYDHQAYLKVWTKHSGRPSYRKEAKLYLPGKTGEEIEQHEDWHQELIYLQDRKREAIQRWKASKHQERQTRIQIQEETEEAERRGKEAKSQAQQHRSEEERREAARQLEEWREEKRRKEEQEEEQRLAEEIQNRKKAKEERRRQLEVKLTIEEQLRLKREEEEEKGRRKREEEQREMEERRREATKGIKRFTERDLHKVEAKLHEKQLREKEEEERQKRIAVQLKEKVDGHVSRDPSRLTRPTKGWQERMKHVGPSGGGPVLQMFHRAVPTWRQGL